A stretch of the Sphingobacterium thalpophilum genome encodes the following:
- the purU gene encoding formyltetrahydrofolate deformylase: MHNQTLILIQCQDAVGLVANISNTLAKYQLNIVTMREYVDEEANKFFVRVVCNGLFAEQSQLAHSLAEVLPPSAQIQINPSNRKKIVVLVTKEHHCLADILVRQHFETWGAEVQAVIGNYDSLRSFTEKFEIPFHHISHENLSRDEFETKLIDQINQYSFDYIILAKFMRILSPNFVAAFENKLVNIHHSFLPAFIGANPYKQAHARGVKIIGATAHFVTDQLDEGPIIVQDVRHVNHTYTVKDMVTAGKEIEKAVLSRAIRLLSEDRVMLNDYKTIVFE; the protein is encoded by the coding sequence ATGCACAACCAAACCTTAATTCTGATCCAATGTCAAGATGCCGTTGGATTGGTTGCGAATATATCAAATACGCTGGCCAAATATCAGCTCAACATCGTCACCATGCGTGAATATGTGGATGAAGAAGCCAACAAATTTTTTGTTCGCGTAGTATGCAATGGTTTATTCGCAGAACAGTCCCAGCTTGCCCACTCTTTGGCGGAAGTACTCCCCCCCTCGGCACAGATTCAGATCAACCCAAGTAACCGCAAAAAAATTGTTGTCCTTGTCACCAAAGAACATCATTGCCTTGCGGATATCCTGGTTAGACAGCATTTCGAAACCTGGGGTGCCGAAGTACAGGCCGTCATCGGCAATTACGACAGCTTACGTTCCTTTACAGAAAAATTTGAAATCCCATTCCACCACATCTCTCATGAGAATCTGTCCAGAGACGAATTTGAAACAAAACTTATCGACCAGATCAATCAGTACAGTTTCGATTATATCATTCTGGCTAAGTTCATGCGTATTCTCTCCCCCAATTTTGTCGCGGCTTTCGAAAACAAGCTGGTCAACATCCATCATTCCTTTTTGCCGGCTTTTATCGGCGCTAATCCTTACAAACAGGCGCACGCCCGCGGGGTTAAAATTATCGGTGCAACAGCCCACTTTGTAACTGACCAGCTCGATGAAGGGCCCATTATCGTCCAGGACGTCCGACATGTCAATCACACCTATACTGTGAAAGATATGGTGACTGCAGGAAAAGAAATTGAAAAAGCAGTATTGAGCAGGGCTATTCGTCTACTGAGCGAAGATCGCGTCATGCTCAACGACTATAAGACGATCGTCTTTGAATAA
- a CDS encoding class I SAM-dependent methyltransferase — protein MILATTDIQLLTPQHWKDYELIDCGDFEKLERFGDLILIRPEPQAVWPKALGDAEWNKRYHIKFRGRSATSGDWLKKNPKIQDRWHIQYKNNDVAIKFRLGLTSFKHVGIFPEQAVNWDYISESVRSFKTENPKVLNLFAYTGGASLIAKAAGADTTHVDSIKQVVTWANENMEISNLDNIRWVVEDALKFVKRELKRGNRYNGIILDPPAYGHGPKGEKWKLEDHIMEMMTEVVQLLDPKEHFLILNTYSLGFSSVIVENLIKTAFPAVENLEIGELFLQATAGPKLPLGVFGKFRKLAK, from the coding sequence TTGATTTTGGCAACAACAGATATACAACTATTGACGCCACAGCATTGGAAGGACTATGAACTTATTGACTGTGGTGATTTTGAAAAATTGGAACGTTTTGGCGACCTTATTTTGATTCGGCCAGAACCTCAGGCGGTATGGCCGAAGGCGCTGGGTGATGCGGAATGGAACAAAAGGTACCATATTAAATTCAGGGGACGATCGGCGACTTCGGGTGACTGGCTAAAGAAAAATCCGAAAATCCAGGACCGCTGGCATATCCAATATAAAAATAATGATGTGGCGATCAAATTTAGACTGGGACTTACATCATTCAAACATGTAGGCATTTTTCCGGAACAGGCTGTCAACTGGGACTATATTTCAGAGTCTGTACGCTCGTTTAAAACGGAAAATCCCAAAGTACTTAATCTATTTGCTTATACGGGGGGGGCATCGCTGATTGCAAAGGCTGCGGGAGCAGATACAACTCATGTGGATTCGATCAAACAGGTAGTGACCTGGGCCAATGAAAATATGGAGATTTCCAATCTGGATAATATCCGCTGGGTAGTGGAAGATGCGTTGAAATTTGTGAAACGTGAGCTAAAACGTGGCAACCGGTACAATGGAATTATTCTAGACCCACCGGCATACGGACATGGACCGAAGGGGGAGAAGTGGAAGCTGGAAGATCATATTATGGAAATGATGACCGAAGTTGTTCAATTACTGGACCCAAAGGAGCATTTCCTGATTTTAAATACCTATTCTCTGGGCTTTTCGTCGGTAATTGTTGAAAATTTAATCAAAACGGCTTTCCCTGCGGTTGAAAACCTGGAAATTGGTGAGCTATTTTTGCAGGCTACGGCCGGACCAAAATTACCGTTGGGTGTTTTCGGTAAGTTCCGCAAGCTGGCGAAATAA